The following are encoded in a window of Phragmites australis chromosome 22, lpPhrAust1.1, whole genome shotgun sequence genomic DNA:
- the LOC133905489 gene encoding uncharacterized protein LOC133905489: MRCCCRILAPLLSAGLFVLIYWAIFQPHHIRATVDSATLSNLTVSNGSSTAAVSYHLAISLSLYNPSVRVNIYYDTIDAQLRFRDAVIGPAANDTSPSEFYQRRKTTDVVKLEFAGRGVGVAGDVAGELEKEMKKGDGPVSLELDVHVRVRYVFRIFKLRQKPKIWCLLSIPVKAEGQGGGVGGALPPGDRCRVKY, translated from the coding sequence ATGAGGTGCTGCTGCAGAATCCTCGCGCCCCTCCTCTCTGCCGGCTTATTCGTGCTCATCTACTGGGCCATCTTCCAGCCCCACCACATACGCGCCACCGTTGACTCCGCCACCCTCTCAAACCTCACCGTCTCCAAcggctcctccaccgccgcggtCTCCTACCACCTCGCCATCAGCCTCAGCCTCTACAACCCCAGCGTCCGCGTCAACATCTACTACGACACCATCGACGCCCAGCTCCGCTTCCGCGACGCCGTCATCGGCCCTGCCGCCAACGACACCTCCCCGTCCGAGTTCTACCAGCGCCGGAAGACCACCGACGTCGTGAAGCTGGAGTTCGCCGGGAGGGGCGTCGGCGTCGCCGGCGACGTCGCGGGGgagctggagaaggagatgaagaagggCGACGGGCCGGTGAGCTTGGAGCTGGACGTGCACGTGCGGGTGAGGTACGTGTTCAGGATATTCAAGCTGCGGCAGAAGCCGAAGATATGGTGCTTGCTGAGCATTCCGGTCAAGGCAGAGGGCCAGGGCGGCGGAGTCGGTGGCGCTCTTCCCCCCGGCGACCGGTGCAGGGTCAAGTACTGA
- the LOC133905476 gene encoding NDR1/HIN1-like protein 3, which yields MSGAAKGCCSGICGFILLGGFLVLIYWAPFQPHHIRATVDSATLSNLTVSAAAVSYHLAVSLSLYNPSVRVNIYYDTIDAQLRFRDAVIGPAANDTSPSEFYQRRKTTDVVKLEFAGRGVGVAGDVAGELEKEMKGDGPVTLELDVRVRVRYVFRAFKLRQKPRIRCSLSIPVKAKGRGGGVGGALTSGDRCRVKY from the coding sequence ATGTCCGGCGCCGCGAAGGGGTGCTGCAGCGGCATCTGCGGGTTCATCTTATTGGGTGGCTTCCTCGTGCTCATCTACTGGGCTCCCTTCCAGCCCCACCACATACGCGCCACCGTCGACTCCGCCACCCTCTCAAACCTCAccgtctccgccgccgcggtCTCCTACCACCTCGCCGTCAGCCTCAGCCTCTACAACCCCAGCGTCCGCGTCAACATCTACTACGACACCATCGACGCCCAGCTCCGCTTCCGCGACGCCGTCATCGGCCCTGCCGCCAACGACACCTCCCCGTCCGAGTTCTACCAGCGCCGGAAGACCACCGACGTCGTGAAGCTGGAGTTCGCCGGGAGGGGCGTCGGCGTCGCCGGCGACGTCGCGGGGgagctggagaaggagatgaagggCGATGGGCCAGTGACCTTGGAGCTGGACGTGCGCGTGCGCGTGAGGTACGTGTTCAGGGCCTTCAAGCTGCGGCAGAAGCCAAGGATACGGTGTTCGCTGAGCATTCCGGTCAAGGCaaagggccgaggcggcggcgtcggTGGTGCTCTTACGTCCGGCGACCGGTGTAGGGTCAAGTACTGA